The genomic region CGCAGGGAGGGATTATTGCATGACCGCTGACACGGTAAGTCTGTTTCTCCGAACGGGCAACATCCGCGATTTCGCATTTGCGCGGTCAGTGCCGCGCAGTGTCAAGACCCCTCACGGGCTACCTGCGGCAGAAGGCTTCCGCGAACACGTTAACCAGAACCCCCCCTGTGAGATCGGCGACGGATCCTGGTTTGCTACCATCGACGAGGTTTGGCGTCTGCCTTAACTAGCGCCCTCCATCCACCTGTTCACCGCCTCCCCAACGCCTCTGGCAAATGCTTCTTCTGCTTCACGGAGAGCCCTTCTTGCCTTTTCGAATCGCCCCGTAGCGGCCGTTGTGGTCCGCAAGCCAGCACGGTCGATTGGCAGGACGACGTCCAGGACTCGGCTCTCCTCCACTGCAGGATAGGCGATGCCGGAGTTCTCCTTGACAATCTGTTCTGTCGCGAAGCTATGACGCAGCAGATGGGCCAGCACTAGCGGCCGGATTTCATCTCGGCACCGCAGGACCGCAAAACCAGTGGAGCAGATCGCCCCGTCTAACTCGCGCGGTACGACTCCGATGGTCCGTCGCTCTGGCCGAACAGTCGAGACCAATACATCCCCTGCCTGTACTCGCTTCCGAGCCCGCGAGGGGGCTTCAGAACACGGCACCTGCTTGGCTCTAACCGAGTAGCTCTCTCCGTCGACATCTGATATTTCGATGTAAGGAAACGAACGATCTGCGCCGAGGCGTGCGGGATTAAACCGTTCGCCACATAAGTCCGCCACGTCACGGACTCGAACCATACCTCCATTGTCCCCGTCAATCCGCCGTCGAACGGCGGTCGACAAACCCGCGTTGAATACCGCATCCCACCTGGCAGCCGTGAAATCAAGGCAGCCCACGCGCGTAAAAGGCAGTGTGCGCTGTCCCTCCCGCGCTTCGAAGATCTCCGGCAACTGGTTCTTTCCCCTCGACACCTTGATCCGCGTCGCCCCTCGTGTTTGCACCTCGTAGCCTACGCTCTCACAAACTGCAAAAAACACATTGCACGCCGACCGACTGGCTCTCAGTCGCTTCGTCAGATGCAGGACCGACATCTTCGTCGTCGTACCCGCCATGCCAAATGTCACCGCTGGCAGCGAGACGATGCTTCGAATCTCCGCACGCTCGAACAGTGCCCGTCGCATGTCTTCGAAAACCCCCTTGTTCGTCAGGATCGAGTCCGGCACAATCGCGACGAGATGGCCACCGGGTGCCAGCCAATCAAGGTATCTCTCGAGGAAAAGCAACTCGGAATCGAGCGCACGTGCCCGCTTCGATATCCACTCCGTCGCAATTTGGTACTTGAGCAACTGTGTCCCATCGAAGCGAGCTCCGAAAGGCGGATTCGTAAGGATGAGCGTCGCTTTACTTTCCAACGACGCCATAAGTTCTCCGTCTGCGCCCGTTCGTGCAAGACTATTTGCCAGATGCAAGTTGACTTTCGCGGCACCAAACATGGCAAGGTTGGTGAGGGCAAGGCGCAACATTCTCTCACTCTTATCGATCCCAACCACGTTACTCTCTAAAGCCTTAGCTACTAGCTCGCGCGCAGCCTCAACTCCCCGCACCCTCCGGCACTCGGAGTACAACACCTTTAGAGCTTCCGTGAGGAAGGTCCCGACTCCGCAGGACGGGTCCAGGATGACGCCAGCGCTTGCTACGGCGTCGGGGTCCAGCAGTGACTGTCGCATCTCGTCCGAGAGGGAACCGACCCCGACCCGTACCATGAAACGGACTACTTCGTTGGGGGTCAGGTACTGTCCTAACTCCTTCTCCTGGACGAAGGAATCTGCGATGAACTGCCCGAACGCATCATTCAGAACATCAATACTCTCGAGACCTCGAACACATTGAAGAACATCCGGCTCCCGTAGAGGATCGAAGCAGCCGATCAAATCCAGGGCTAGTTCGTTTTCGTCGCCCCGCAGTCGGAGTTCGAAGTCGCTGGGCTTCATCTCGTGGGAAAGGGAAACAGGCGCGAAGGCCTGAAACTGTTGGGCAACGAACTTGCGCAGGCCCTCCGCCACTCGCGCCGACGAGTACGCGATGTATCGCCCTATTCCTGGGCCCGCGTGCGTAGCGGACATGACGTGCGCGAACAGCAGCTTTGCTAGTTCGTCAAGCGCCTCTTGGCGCGACGACAGCCTCCCTCGTCGATGAAAAGCCTCGCGGAGCTTTCGGCACGTTGCTGCCACCGCACGACGTAGTCGCTCGTCGCGAGACCCATCGGGCCATTCAAACAGACTCGATTGGGACCCGTATAGGTGATGAG from Candidatus Methylomirabilis lanthanidiphila harbors:
- a CDS encoding SAM-dependent methyltransferase; the encoded protein is MPKKHRNPFAKLIDQATAGKADARQSLARELGVSKSSLGRWYAGLSRPRPEFEGRLRVVAERAHHLYGSQSSLFEWPDGSRDERLRRAVAATCRKLREAFHRRGRLSSRQEALDELAKLLFAHVMSATHAGPGIGRYIAYSSARVAEGLRKFVAQQFQAFAPVSLSHEMKPSDFELRLRGDENELALDLIGCFDPLREPDVLQCVRGLESIDVLNDAFGQFIADSFVQEKELGQYLTPNEVVRFMVRVGVGSLSDEMRQSLLDPDAVASAGVILDPSCGVGTFLTEALKVLYSECRRVRGVEAARELVAKALESNVVGIDKSERMLRLALTNLAMFGAAKVNLHLANSLARTGADGELMASLESKATLILTNPPFGARFDGTQLLKYQIATEWISKRARALDSELLFLERYLDWLAPGGHLVAIVPDSILTNKGVFEDMRRALFERAEIRSIVSLPAVTFGMAGTTTKMSVLHLTKRLRASRSACNVFFAVCESVGYEVQTRGATRIKVSRGKNQLPEIFEAREGQRTLPFTRVGCLDFTAARWDAVFNAGLSTAVRRRIDGDNGGMVRVRDVADLCGERFNPARLGADRSFPYIEISDVDGESYSVRAKQVPCSEAPSRARKRVQAGDVLVSTVRPERRTIGVVPRELDGAICSTGFAVLRCRDEIRPLVLAHLLRHSFATEQIVKENSGIAYPAVEESRVLDVVLPIDRAGLRTTTAATGRFEKARRALREAEEAFARGVGEAVNRWMEGAS